In a single window of the Lycium ferocissimum isolate CSIRO_LF1 unplaced genomic scaffold, AGI_CSIRO_Lferr_CH_V1 ctg1943, whole genome shotgun sequence genome:
- the LOC132042962 gene encoding pyruvate dehydrogenase (acetyl-transferring) kinase, mitochondrial-like — translation MAAKKLYESFSKGLLEEVNRWGSMKQTGVSLKYMMEFGSKPTARNLLISSQFLHKELPIRIARRAIELQNLPYGLSTKPAVLKVRDWYLDSFRDLRSFPDIKDQNDELEFTRMINLVKVRHNNVVPMMALGVQQLKKDLDPKVDYNDLDEIHQFLDRFYMSRIGIRMLIGQHVALHDPNPLPDCVGYIHTKMSPLEVARSASEDARCICLREYGSAPNIDIYGDPGFTFPYVPTHLHLMVFELVKNSLRAVEERFLDSDKVAPPVRIIVADGLEDVTIKVSDEGGGIPRSGLPKIFTYLYSTAKNPLDEHSDLETTDVATLPPLAGYGYGLPISRLYARYFGGDLQIISMEGYGTDAYLHLSRLGDSQEPLP, via the exons ATGGCGGCAAAGAAATTGTATGAGTCGTTTTCAAAGGGACTGTTAGAGGAAGTGAATCGATGGGGTTCAATGAAGCAAACAGGTGTGAGTCTAAAATACATGATGGAGTTTGGTTCGAAACCCACTGCTCGCAATTTGCTCATTTCTTCACAATTCCTTCACAAAGAACTCCCTATACGCATTGCTCGTAGAGCTATTGAGCTTCAAAACCTTCCTTATGGTTTATCCACCAAGCCTGCTGTTCTCAAG GTGCGAGATTGGTATTTGGATTCTTTCCGTGACCTTAGATCCTTTCCGGATATAAAGGATCAAAATGACGAGTTGGAATTCACAAgaatgattaatttggttaagGTCCGCCATAACAATGTTGTTCCTATGATGGCTTTGGGAGTTCAACAATTAAAGAAAGATCTCGACCCTAAGGTTGATTATAATGATTTGGATGAAATACACCAGTTTCTTGATCGCTTTTACATGTCTAGAATTGGGATCCGCATGCTCATCG GGCAGCATGTGGCACTACACGATCCTAATCCACTTCCTGATTGTGTGGGCTATATACATACAAAAATGTCCCCATTGGAGGTTGCACGGAGTGCTAGTGAAGATGCGCGTTGTATTTGCTTGCGCGAATATGGCAGTGCACCTAATATCGACATTTATGGGGACCCAGGCTTTACATTCCC CTATGTGCCAACCCATCTGCATTTGATGGTTTTTGAGTTGGTTAAGAACTCCTTGCGTGCTGTGGAAGAGCGATTTTTGGACTCGGACAAAGTTGCCCCTCCTGTTCGAATAATAGTTGCAGATGGTCTAGAGGATGTTACCATCAAG GTTTCAGATGAAGGAGGTGGTATACCAAGAAGTGGCCTTCCCAAAATTTTTACTTACCTCTACAGTACTGCCAAGAATCCCTTGGATGAGCATTCAGACCTTGAAACAACTGATGTGGCTACTCTGCCCCCGTTGGCTGGTTATGGATATGGACTTCCAATAAGTCGTTTATATGCTCGCTACTTTGGAGGGGATTTGCAAATTATCTCCATGGAAGGCTATG